In a single window of the Bacillus clarus genome:
- a CDS encoding polysaccharide deacetylase family protein — translation MINNVENQFEKIAEMTTIYNKWNDSNRTQRYLLEPTFCGNPNIRMVSFMVNVAWGNQYLFELLKIMQRYNCNVTFFLEGLWAHMYPYLAKEIRDAGHEIGNHAYSHADMRGLTEEYIIWEVRHTNAVIFKELGIKPSLFTPPYATYNERIVKIVAQEGMNTVLSSIDTQDWNTNDPDKIINKVNSDLKNGSIILIHPTEVIINALPTIIRNIEEHSVRIGKISDIIS, via the coding sequence TCAATTTGAAAAAATTGCAGAAATGACAACCATATATAATAAATGGAATGATTCTAATCGTACACAGCGGTATCTTCTTGAACCGACATTTTGTGGGAATCCGAATATCCGGATGGTTTCTTTCATGGTTAATGTAGCTTGGGGAAATCAATATCTCTTTGAATTGTTGAAAATTATGCAACGTTATAATTGTAATGTAACTTTTTTTCTAGAGGGATTATGGGCTCATATGTATCCTTATTTAGCAAAAGAGATAAGAGACGCCGGTCATGAAATTGGAAATCACGCTTATTCACACGCAGATATGAGGGGGCTAACGGAAGAGTATATTATATGGGAAGTAAGACATACAAATGCAGTCATTTTTAAGGAACTTGGGATTAAACCAAGTTTATTTACTCCCCCATACGCAACATATAATGAGAGAATCGTTAAAATCGTTGCACAAGAAGGGATGAATACTGTTTTAAGTTCAATCGACACGCAGGATTGGAATACTAATGATCCAGATAAAATTATTAATAAGGTGAACTCTGACTTGAAAAATGGTTCTATTATTTTGATTCATCCTACCGAAGTAATTATCAATGCATTACCAACAATAATACGAAATATAGAAGAACATAGTGTGAGAATAGGTAAAATAAGTGATATTATTTCATGA
- a CDS encoding polysaccharide deacetylase family protein, which yields MKIENTTIYVNGQSVQTSCCMKNGYLMVPALFFKYANVLVDYHRETHTVVFKKNTVLLVLCKEKYEACYSLDGTTNMQHDSLLSAPVEMNEVIYIPFYYVAQRLGMFIWFNSNISRTYLVTNSSKSWKSDLYYRGLTSEKKIALTFDDGPDNHYTSQILDILSENNIPATFFVVGQQIKWFPEIVKRIVREGHALGNHSWSHPNFTKLTTPQVKEEILSTEDEIISLTGNKPTLFRPPYGECTEADFQMIDGLGYKLIMWSVDTLDWSGISSEKILSIVKRDLSPGAIILQHSIKTLPGVLDGTVKALPIIIHDLLNKGYEFVTVQKLLGIES from the coding sequence ATGAAAATAGAAAATACAACGATTTATGTAAATGGTCAATCGGTACAAACCTCTTGTTGTATGAAAAACGGTTACTTAATGGTGCCTGCATTGTTTTTTAAATATGCTAATGTGTTAGTTGATTATCATAGAGAAACACATACAGTTGTTTTTAAAAAGAATACGGTTCTGCTTGTTTTATGTAAGGAGAAATATGAAGCTTGTTATTCTTTAGATGGAACCACAAATATGCAACATGATTCCCTTTTGTCCGCACCTGTTGAAATGAATGAAGTTATATATATTCCTTTCTATTATGTCGCTCAAAGATTAGGGATGTTTATTTGGTTTAATTCTAATATTTCTAGAACATACCTAGTCACTAATTCTTCGAAGTCGTGGAAGTCTGATTTATATTACAGAGGGCTAACAAGCGAGAAAAAAATAGCATTAACATTTGATGATGGTCCTGATAATCATTACACCTCTCAAATCTTAGATATTCTTTCCGAGAACAATATTCCAGCTACTTTCTTTGTAGTTGGCCAGCAAATTAAATGGTTTCCAGAAATAGTGAAACGGATTGTAAGGGAGGGGCATGCGTTAGGGAATCATAGTTGGAGTCATCCGAATTTCACCAAACTCACAACCCCCCAAGTGAAGGAAGAAATCTTATCTACAGAAGATGAAATCATTTCATTGACAGGAAATAAACCAACATTATTCCGTCCTCCATATGGTGAATGTACCGAAGCGGATTTTCAAATGATTGATGGACTAGGGTACAAGTTGATTATGTGGTCAGTCGATACACTTGATTGGTCAGGAATATCAAGTGAAAAAATCTTATCTATTGTAAAAAGAGATTTATCACCTGGAGCAATAATATTACAGCATTCAATTAAGACGTTACCAGGAGTATTAGATGGAACTGTAAAAGCATTGCCCATTATAATTCATGACTTACTCAATAAGGGATATGAGTTCGTAACGGTTCAAAAATTATTAGGAATAGAATCGTAA